In the genome of Anaerolineae bacterium, the window GGCGTCGGCAATGGGCCCTGCCCGATGAGCGGGGCCTGGAGATCTACTTGGATGCTCTGCGTCTATACACTCGTCTGCTAGCGGCCGGGCGCACCTGCTGGCACTGTGCTCACCTGCGTCGGCTGCAGGGGAGCGACAACTGCTACGCCTGCGCCTATCTGGCTGCTTCCCGACCTGCTGACCAGGACAGCCAGCCGACCATCACCGCCTGGCAGGCGCAGTTGAGCCCATCGTTGGAGGTCTGCGGTGATGTGGGCTTCCAGAGGCGGAGGGGTGAAATCCCGCAGGTATTGCTGGCCGAGTGGAGGGAACTGGTGGGCGGTCGGCGCCGGGAGGCCTGTTGCGCCTGGTGCGCTCACCTGAGGCGTTTCTCTCTCGCCGGCCGGGAGCGCTTCATCTGCGCCCTGGAGGCAGAGGGCCTCTCCGAGCCCGAGGTCTGGCGGCGCGGTCGCTCCTGGAAAGTGGTGCGCGCCCGGCACGGCGGTACGACCTGGTGCAAGGGTACCCGCTGGGAGCAGGGGAATGGAACGCAGATGACGCTGATGGTACGCTGATTCACCCTGATAAGAAATAGATAATATCAAAAGAATAGCGTCCATCTGCGTAGTATAAGCGGACTCAGCGTTCTATCCCCCAAGGAAGTGGCGCATGCGCTCCAGAGCCTGCTCGATCTCTTCCAGGGAGGTGGCGTAGGTACAGCGAATGAACCCTGCCCCGCAGGCGCCGAAGGCGTCCCCCGGCACTACTGCTACCTTCTCCTCCCGCAGCAGGGCCTCGGCGAACTCGGACGAAGTCATACCGGTGTGGGCGATGCTGGGGAACATGTAGAAGGCACCTCGGGGTTCGGGGCAGGGCAGGCCCAGGTCCTGGAAGCCGCGGTACATGAGCTGCCGGCGCCGGTCATACTCGGCCACCATACTCTGAACCGCCTGCTCTCCGGCCGGGGTCAGCGCCGCCTCGGCGGCATGCTGTGCCGGGGTGGGGGCGGACATGATGGTGTACTGGTGCACCTTGAGCATGGAGCGCGCCACTTCCTCCGGCGCGAGGGCGGCCCCAATGCGCCACCCAGTCATGGCGTAGGCTTTGGAGAAGGCGTACAGCACGATGGCGTGCGAGCGCAGCCCGGGCAGGCTGCCGGCGCACACGTGCTCGGCGCCGTAGATAAGACGATCGTAGGTCTCATCGGAGAGGATGAAGAAATCGTGCTCCAGCGCCAGCTGTCCCAGCCGCTGCATCTTGTCGCGGGCGATGACGGCGCCGGTAGGGTTGCTGGGATAACCTATGAGGATGGCCTTGGTGCGGGGAGTGATGACCCGCTCCACGTCCTCGGGCAGGAGCTGGAAGTCATCCTCCGCCCGGGTCTCCACCACCACCGGCGTGCCTCCGGCGAAGATGACCTCGGGTTTGTAGGCCACGAAACAGGGCTCCGGCACGATCACTTCATCGCCCGGGTTGAGGATGGCGGTGAGGGCCAGGTAGATGCCTTCGGAGACGCCTACTGTGATCACAATCTCGGAGGTTGGGTCGTACTCCACCCCATACAGGCGGGCCAGGTGTCGGGAAAGGGCG includes:
- a CDS encoding aminotransferase class I/II-fold pyridoxal phosphate-dependent enzyme, yielding MPGLSTRVLEAPFSGIRRFFDIVATMEDVISLGVGQPDFVTPEPILNAGITSLREGHTGYTANAGRIELRRALSRHLARLYGVEYDPTSEIVITVGVSEGIYLALTAILNPGDEVIVPEPCFVAYKPEVIFAGGTPVVVETRAEDDFQLLPEDVERVITPRTKAILIGYPSNPTGAVIARDKMQRLGQLALEHDFFILSDETYDRLIYGAEHVCAGSLPGLRSHAIVLYAFSKAYAMTGWRIGAALAPEEVARSMLKVHQYTIMSAPTPAQHAAEAALTPAGEQAVQSMVAEYDRRRQLMYRGFQDLGLPCPEPRGAFYMFPSIAHTGMTSSEFAEALLREEKVAVVPGDAFGACGAGFIRCTYATSLEEIEQALERMRHFLGG